A window of the Trichoplusia ni isolate ovarian cell line Hi5 chromosome 4, tn1, whole genome shotgun sequence genome harbors these coding sequences:
- the LOC113493128 gene encoding tyrosine-protein phosphatase non-receptor type 23-like — protein sequence MEAVPKLPMISFELKASHENTHFGPKLKQYIAEAYREDPDSYSNEMHQLEGLRSAAVRPTIDSAGLSAMIRYYCQLRSLQSRFPMAKGQPAACPFSWKDLYANMNRSLADIRFEMACILYNIAALLTQLGASEPRNTADSLKSACTHFQQAAWAFQYLRDQYPQPSGVDVCSEIVRMMQEICFAQAQECILDKSIQDTRKSSVIGAVATQVMYFYKNSIALLGPAAGQDIVHEIIGTKLYNYWHRYLSFKMSYVGCIVCLYQGMHAEEQQKMGERVGYYQQAVEKLAEARKLAKYIEPTQITQEALTFTNDVVEGKRKAAKNENEFIYHEEVPEKEVLSDMKPVCLVKALPINFNDPEVSGHDIFSRLVPMNAHEASSMYSEEKAQMLRNIVSMVEAKNTELSEFMSSLQLDQLDVIDSTPKVPQEIVDRCAAMNAKAEVIQLLVDSMNNLAETISDVEESLSEIKELIQEETQKEKEYQKVMGPRPPSIVQTELSREYHKYQEAHARTNESNQVLHKAMTLHIANLRLLAQPLDVLETKIPSIDNIVDLDREKMCEMRRVVGKVHEMQAQREALLQRLREQLTQDDITAQLLARNNEPREDIFKQELKKHNSLIQIIETNLAAQENIINKLTSVYAAYGNSRRLLTDVLRKREGLINALITSYDTYGELLGKSQKGQEFYRKLAHNVGQLLARLRSTCQVQEEERAQLLDKQTHKACARASSAEPGRVSPASAGGASPAPPAPPAGHKLKDYLPYMKSRNNRTPTPLAQVEPIPQDTYYPESIYPTSVRPAPVGSEATDVSQLSQDGVAGVSSYSRYLHYAPPASNKHDDLYSAYTPSQFSSQSSDQIYSNPYYSNSYSNHNNNTIVTDSQNFSAHPVAINQVPVNPTNYDPYLNSMGPIPESNMSHSSAYSAANQTDISADFANMQVSAPKSEAMGYATDFGNTFYNVQYPQTSTPGSGAYTSAPQNSNTSITPSQVPSEYSALNYPYSNESTQYSQQQAVTPAPYSTPDPNYYATTFASTSQGYTYTNAITSTSSIANPNVAPYSYPSEMDSTYNSSLAQLDAYDKPIKSHVTGEALSNVSFQPSYQNYSSTAASYSNQPESYVPTSTYGYADTSNNYGQPYQNHPGYNFNSSTGTYEYSFGSQNSYSRYDAVPDNINSQSAEKDPGFTPQGIYTNAGSLGSCGTVQSPTENPQMMSQIPVVNEGASNQAYYNNPYAYQNIASPTNEVAPVVPVVPVVPVAPVAPVAPVAPVAHIAPVAPVAPVGHVAPIAPDMQALTNMYGMNTNQTYIQPTHDHSVTFVNNQVSSPTENVIEPAIENDNNVDNANQTNVEVIKQETVEIDKPQETKPELTAFDLLSDIDFSVEQTPLMPEIKVPQISESAIRKPVVPKVEPVKKLPEKEEVIERPAKRDLFSDPSLLNQFTQEVKNLQKLTDSLTNKTASGLTVLDEKWKTFQDFQTKQNMTRSKTIAMQNTNGNIVTEVVPYDDSRLTLKSDPDAYINASYYKQLAPWCIPLVISKNPSENEYSTFWKAILEYKIACIVCLLSEIEMQGKTYWPTAKGQSIELSGGIKVLLDDVTCTVHWTERKLTVTSGKTVLNVTHYQINVFPAKIVCSPLVLLADKVLSQTYDNKLSNQLSGAWLQCGAGAGRSALLALLLMLLGQVRAGHVQLCDMLDAGCINLYTHRSNVLQDTKYLADAYRTALFYVQGVLCSGTTMFNGEAVSLPSGAAVLPPVTPTPSPNPSNAAQKLSKFSRESFEEMKQSPGLTSGDMKDPLNFLDPLWSLKKK from the exons ATGGAAGCCGTTCCAAAATTACCCATGATAAGTTTTGAGTTGAAGGCGAGTCACGAGAATACTCATTTTGGACCAAAATTAAAACAG TACATTGCGGAAGCTTATAGAGAAGATCCAGACAGCTACAGCAATGAGATGCACCAGTTGGAAGGTTTGCGGTCGGCCGCTGTCCGACCTACAATTGATTCTGCGGGGCTGAGCGCTATGATCAGATATTATTGCCAGCTGCGATCGTTGCAAAGCCGTTTCCCCATGGCTAAAGGTCAACCTGCGGCGTGTCCTTTTAGCTG gAAAGACCTGTATGCAAACATGAACAGATCATTAGCTGACATTCGGTTTGAGATGGCATGCATACTGTATAACATAGCAGCACTTCTGACACAACTCGGAGCTTCTGAACCTAGGAACACAGCAGACAGCCTCAAATCTGCTTGCACCCACTTCCAACAGGCAGCTTGGGCCTTCCAGTACTTACGGGACCAGTATCCGCAGCCGTCCGGAGTTGATGTGTGCTCCGAGATTGTGAGGATGATGCAGGAAATATGTTTTGCTCAAGCACAGGAGTGTATTCTTGACAAAAGCATACAGGATACAAGGAAATCCAGTGTTATTG GTGCCGTGGCTACTCAAGTGATGTACTTCTACAAGAACTCCATTGCTCTGTTGGGTCCAGCAGCTGGCCAGGACATTGTTCATGAGATTATAGGCACCAAACTGTACAACTACTGGCATAGATACCTCTCATTTAAGATGTCCTATGTTGGCTGCATTGTTTGCTTGTATCAAG GTATGCACGCAGAAGAACAACAGAAGATGGGAGAACGCGTCGGCTACTATCAACAAGCCGTTGAAAAGTTAGCCGAAGCCAGAAAGCTAGCAAAATACATAGAGCCGACACAAATCACGCAGGAAGCCCTAACCTTTACCAACGACGTCGTTGAGGGTAAAAGGAAAGCTGCGAAAAATGAAAACGAGTTCATTTATCATGAGGAGGTGCCAGAAAAAGAGGTGCTATCGGATATGAAGCCCGTGTGCCTTGTTAAAGCATTGCCGATCAATTTTAATGATCCTGAG GTCTCAGGTCACGATATATTCTCCCGCCTCGTCCCGATGAATGCTCATGAGGCGTCATCAATGTACTCGGAGGAGAAAGCTCAGATGCTCCGCAATATAGTCAGCATGGTGGAAGCCAAGAATACGGAGCTGAGCGAGTTCATGTCCTCGCTGCAGCTTGATCAGTTGGACGTCATCGATTCTACACCGAA gGTCCCTCAAGAGATAGTAGACCGTTGTGCAGCTATGAACGCCAAGGCGGAAGTCATACAGCTATTGGTTGACTCCATGAACAACCTGGCTGAAACTATCAGTGACGTCGAGGAGTCCCTGTCTGAAATCAAGGAATTGATACAG GAGGAGACACAAAAAGAGAAAGAATACCAGAAGGTGATGGGTCCCCGCCCGCCCTCCATAGTCCAGACGGAGTTGTCCCGCGAGTACCACAAGTACCAAGAGGCTCACGCGCGCACCAACGAGAGCAACCAAGTGCTGCACAAGGCTATGACGCTACATATCGCTAACCTGAGGTTGCTAGCGCAGCCGCTCGATGTACTGGAGACGAAGATACCGAGTATTGATAATATTG TGGACCTGGACCGCGAGAAGATGTGTGAGATGCGGCGCGTGGTGGGCAAGGTGCACGAGATGCAGGCCCAGCGCGAGGCGCTGCTGCAGCGGCTGCGGGAGCAGCTCACGCAGGACGACATCACGGCGCAGCTGCTGGCCAGGAACAACGAGCCCAGGGAGGACATCTTCAAGCAGGAGCTCAAGAAGCATAACTCTTTG atacAAATAATCGAGACGAACTTAGCAGCGCAAGAGAACATTATCAACAAGCTGACGTCTGTGTACGCAGCGTACGGCAACTCCAGGCGCCTGCTCACCGACGTACTTAGGAAGAGAGAGGGACTTATTAATG CTCTGATAACCTCTTACGACACATACGGCGAGTTGCTGGGCAAGTCCCAGAAGGGGCAGGAGTTCTACCGCAAGCTGGCGCACAACGTGGGGCAGCTGCTGGCGCGGCTGCGGTCCACCTGCCAGGTGCAGGAGGAGGAGCGGGCGCAGCTGCTCGACAAGCAGACGCATAAAG CTTGTGCCCGCGCCAGCAGCGCGGAGCCGGGCCGCGTGTCGCCGGCCAGCGCGGGCGGGGCctcccccgcgccccccgcgccccccgccgggCACAAGCTGAAGGACTACCTACCCTACATGAAGAGCCGGAACAACAGGACGCCCACGCCGCTAG CCCAAGTGGAGCCCATTCCCCAAGACACGTACTATCCTGAGAGCATATACCCGACGTCGGTACGACCCGCGCCCGTCGGATCTGAAG CGACGGACGTGTCGCAGCTGTCGCAGGACGGCGTGGCGGGCGTGTCGTCGTACTCCCGCTACCTGCACtacgcgccgcccgcctccaACAAGCACGACGACCTGTACTCCGCCTACACGCCCTCGCAGTTTTCCTCGCAGTCCTCCGACCAGATCTACTCCAACCCCTACTACTCTAACTCCTACTCTAACCACAACAACAACACCATCGTCACTGACTCGCAGAACTTTTCTGCTCACCCCGTCGCCATCAACCAGGTCCCTGTAAACCCGACGAACTACGATCCGTACTTAAACTCAATGGGACCCATTCCGGAGTCCAATATGTCCCACTCATCCGCATACAGCGCCGCGAATCAGACAGACATAAGTGCGGACTTCGCTAACATGCAAGTGTCTGCACCCAAATCTGAGGCTATGGGTTACGCGACGGATTTCGGGAACACATTCTACAACGTTCAGTACCCGCAGACATCGACCCCCGGGTCGGGGGCTTACACCAGCGCGCCGCAGAACTCCAACACCAGCATAACGCCTTCGCAAGTGCCATCGGAATACAGTGCGTTAAACTACCCTTACAGTAACGAGTCGACGCAGTACAGTCAGCAGCAGGCAGTGACTCCTGCGCCTTACAGCACTCCCGACCCCAACTACTACGCTACAACATTTGCGTCCACGTCTCAGGGGTATACCTACACTAACGCGATCACGTCTACGTCGAGCATTGCCAACCCAAACGTGGCACCATACTCGTATCCCTCAGAAATGGACTCCACCTACAACTCATCTCTGGCACAATTGGACGCATACGATAAACCAATAAAGTCCCACGTCACTGGTGAAGCGTTGTCGAACGTGAGCTTCCAGCCGTCTTACCAGAATTATTCCTCGACAGCCGCAAGTTATTCCAATCAACCAGAGAGTTACGTACCTACTAGTACGTATGGGTATGCCGATACATCTAATAACTACGGACAACCGTATCAAAATCACCCGGGATACAATTTCAACTCTTCGACAGGAACCTACGAGTACAGTTTTGGCTCCCAGAATTCCTATTCAAGGTATGACGCAGTACCAGACAATATAAACTCTCAGTCGGCGGAGAAAGACCCTGGTTTTACTCCACAAGGCATTTACACGAACGCGGGATCTCTGGGATCATGCGGCACGGTGCAGTCGCCGACAGAAAACCCGCAAATGATGTCTCAGATACCTGTCGTCAACGAGGGGGCTAGTAACCAGGCTTACTACAACAACCCGTATGCGTATCAGAATATTGCGTCACCAACGAACGAAGTCGCACCTGTTGTACCTGTCGTACCTGTCGTACCGGTCGCGCCTGTCGCACCGGTCGCGCCTGTCGCTCCAGTCGCACATATCGCCCCTGTCGCGCCTGTCGCGCCCGTCGGTCATGTCGCACCGATCGCTCCCGACATGCAAGCATTGACGAATATGTACGGCATGAACACAAATCAGACTTATATCCAACCAACACACGATCACAGCGTGACGTTTGTTAATAACCAAG TTTCGTCACCGACTGAGAATGTCATTGAACCGGCTATTGAGAATGATAATAATGTAGATAATGCAAATCAAACGAATGTAGAGGTAATTAAACAAGAAACAGTTGAGATAGATAAGCCTCAAGAGACTAAGCCGGAGTTGACCGCGTTTGACCTGTTGTCCGATATCGACTTTTCTGTAGAGCAAACTCCTTTAATGCCTGAAATTAAAGTGCCGCAAATTTCGGAAAGTGCTATTCGGAAGCCGGTGGTCCCTAAAGTGGAGCCGGTGAAGAAACTGCCGGAGAAAGAGGAGGTTATCGAGAGGCCCGCCAAGAGGGACCTGTTCTCTGACCCCAGCTTGTTGAACCAGTTCACTCAGGAAGTGAAGAACTTGCAGAAACTCACAGATTCCTTGACAAATAAGACTGCCAGTGGGTTGACGGTGTTGGATGAGAAATGGAAGACTTTCCAAGACTTTCAG actaAGCAAAATATGACTCGTTCGAAGACGATAGCTATGCAGAACACGAATGGGAATATAGTGACTGAAGTTGTGCCTTATGATGATTCAAGACTTACACTAAAGTCTGACCCCGATGCGTACATCAACGCCTCATACTATAAG cAACTAGCGCCCTGGTGCATTCCACTAGTGATATCCAAGAATCCAAGCGAAAACGAGTACAGTACCTTCTGGAAAGCAATATTAGAGTATAAAATTGCTTGTATAGTGTGTTTGCTAAGTGAAATCGAG ATGCAAGGTAAAACGTACTGGCCGACAGCTAAAGGCCAATCCATAGAGCTGTCTGGCGGTATAAAGGTGCTTCTAGATGACGTCACTTGCACCGTACACTGGACTGAACGCAAGCTGACTGTGACTAGCGGAAAAACGGTGCTCAATGTTACTCATTATCAGATCAACGTGTTCCCTGCTAA AATCGTATGCTCTCCGCTGGTGCTCCTGGCGGACAAGGTCCTGAGCCAGACGTACGACAACAAGCTGAGCAACCAGCTGAGCGGCGCCTGGCTGCAgtgcggcgccggcgccggccgcagcgcgctgctggcgctgctcCTCATGCTGCTGGGCCAGGTGCGGGCCGGACACGTGCAGCTGTGCG ACATGCTGGACGCTGGCTGTATTAACCTATACACTCATAGAAGCAATGTACTACAAGACACCAAGTATTTGGCCGACGC